A genomic window from Streptomyces sp. WMMC940 includes:
- a CDS encoding SCO7613 C-terminal domain-containing membrane protein, producing the protein MENAPPPAEELRLIDRELVQLDARRAQLLSRRAWLLTALRAAGAAPAPARSPGTAAETSPPSAQNVLLTLGGVLLTIAAVAFTLVSWGHMGIGGRALVLGAVTVTALGTPLLLLRRKLVSTAESVAALGLVLTVLDAYALRRAALPGTDAVAYTALAAGVLAAVWAAYGSAVGRLRLPLPGAVVAGQLPLPLWALSAGGGIGVTAWATLATAGTDIVIALATRRKAVRALAVTGAVTTGGWSLLTGLWLSLSAGSPAASAEPAMLLLAAAALALVAAWRAPAAAAVTAAVGGLAAVAAAGGVLRATVPADWAVPTYLLCAGILLAAVRAPLPRGVLTGLAAASGLVHLASALWAAPAALLALTGPAAALEDVWGGPPVHDVALPGAGTAPVALAAVAATLWAAPRLLPAVPPPRPAAECAALVLTWSAAVAAPVALSLPLGPTLAVQLTVTAAALTLAARPSLAAAFLPTTQEAGPMPHPARPVAGAGGGGRTTGETAGAAGPEAVPVRPDGTPRGEPVTARPEPPSGALDPARALAGTALVCALGSATSAALLGLATRPATFIALGVLVALGGGAAAAARGLVRTAATCAAVVGATGLVAAAAAAAELPGHRIGLALLAVPAAAALLGAGLGRHPVVLPAETTSAAAGLVAVALAVPHPPTLALVLALAGVVAAGTAVRAERRPLAGYVAAVLFVAATWVRLAVSGVEVPEAYTLPVTVPALAVGLLRRRRDPSASSWAAYGPGLAATLVPSLLAAWGDTDWPRPLLLGLAALGVTLAGARLRLRAPLVLGGLTLALDALHELAPYVVQVVDALPRWLPPALAGLLLLAVGATYEQRLRDARRIRETLGRMR; encoded by the coding sequence ATGGAGAACGCACCGCCGCCCGCCGAAGAGCTCCGGCTCATCGACCGTGAGCTGGTCCAACTCGACGCCCGCAGGGCCCAGTTGCTGTCCCGCAGAGCCTGGCTGCTGACGGCTCTCCGGGCCGCCGGCGCCGCACCGGCCCCGGCCCGCTCCCCGGGGACGGCGGCCGAGACGTCGCCGCCCAGTGCGCAGAACGTCCTGCTCACCCTGGGCGGGGTCCTGCTGACGATCGCCGCCGTCGCCTTCACCCTGGTCAGCTGGGGCCACATGGGCATCGGCGGCCGCGCGCTCGTGCTGGGCGCGGTGACCGTCACGGCCCTCGGGACGCCGCTCCTGCTGCTGCGACGGAAGCTCGTCTCGACCGCGGAGTCGGTGGCGGCGCTCGGACTCGTCCTGACCGTCCTCGACGCGTACGCGCTGCGGCGCGCCGCGCTTCCCGGGACCGACGCGGTCGCCTACACGGCCCTGGCAGCCGGTGTGCTCGCTGCGGTGTGGGCCGCGTACGGGAGCGCCGTCGGCCGGCTGCGCCTGCCGCTGCCGGGTGCGGTGGTGGCGGGCCAGCTCCCACTGCCGCTCTGGGCGCTGTCCGCCGGCGGCGGCATCGGGGTCACCGCGTGGGCGACGCTGGCGACGGCCGGTACCGACATCGTGATCGCGCTCGCCACCCGGCGGAAGGCCGTCCGGGCGCTCGCCGTCACCGGCGCCGTGACGACGGGCGGCTGGTCCCTGCTGACCGGCCTCTGGCTGTCCCTGTCCGCGGGGTCCCCGGCCGCCTCGGCGGAACCGGCCATGCTGCTCCTCGCCGCCGCGGCCCTGGCGCTGGTGGCCGCGTGGCGCGCACCGGCGGCAGCGGCGGTGACCGCGGCCGTCGGCGGTCTCGCGGCGGTCGCCGCGGCCGGCGGCGTGCTGCGGGCGACGGTGCCGGCCGACTGGGCCGTGCCCACGTACCTGCTGTGCGCCGGGATACTGCTCGCGGCCGTACGCGCCCCGCTGCCGCGGGGGGTGCTCACCGGGCTCGCAGCCGCCTCCGGTCTGGTCCATCTCGCCTCGGCGCTGTGGGCCGCGCCGGCCGCCCTGCTCGCCCTGACGGGACCGGCCGCCGCCCTCGAGGACGTCTGGGGCGGACCGCCGGTCCACGACGTCGCCCTGCCGGGCGCGGGGACCGCTCCGGTGGCCCTGGCGGCGGTGGCGGCGACCCTGTGGGCGGCGCCACGGCTACTGCCCGCCGTGCCGCCGCCCCGCCCCGCCGCCGAGTGCGCGGCGCTCGTGCTGACGTGGTCGGCCGCTGTCGCCGCCCCCGTCGCCCTGTCCCTCCCGCTCGGACCCACGCTCGCCGTCCAGCTGACGGTGACGGCCGCGGCGCTCACCCTGGCGGCCCGCCCCTCGCTCGCGGCCGCCTTCCTCCCGACGACGCAGGAGGCCGGACCGATGCCGCACCCGGCCCGCCCCGTCGCCGGAGCGGGCGGCGGAGGCCGCACCACCGGCGAGACGGCCGGCGCCGCGGGCCCCGAGGCGGTACCGGTCCGGCCCGACGGCACCCCCCGTGGCGAACCCGTCACCGCACGGCCGGAGCCCCCGTCGGGCGCCCTCGACCCCGCCCGCGCCCTCGCCGGGACGGCGCTCGTGTGCGCGCTGGGGTCGGCGACGAGTGCCGCGCTGCTCGGCCTGGCGACCCGGCCCGCCACGTTCATCGCGCTGGGTGTGCTGGTGGCACTCGGCGGCGGCGCAGCGGCGGCGGCCCGCGGGCTCGTCCGGACCGCCGCCACCTGTGCGGCCGTGGTGGGCGCCACGGGGCTCGTGGCCGCGGCGGCGGCCGCGGCGGAGCTTCCCGGTCACCGCATCGGCCTCGCGCTCCTCGCCGTACCGGCGGCGGCCGCGCTGCTCGGCGCCGGGCTCGGCCGGCACCCGGTCGTCCTGCCGGCGGAGACGACGTCCGCCGCGGCCGGACTCGTCGCCGTGGCACTGGCGGTGCCGCACCCGCCGACCCTGGCGCTGGTGCTCGCGCTCGCGGGCGTCGTGGCCGCGGGCACGGCGGTACGGGCCGAGCGCCGGCCCCTGGCCGGGTACGTCGCCGCGGTGCTGTTCGTCGCCGCGACGTGGGTGCGCCTCGCCGTCTCCGGGGTGGAGGTGCCCGAGGCGTACACCCTGCCCGTGACCGTCCCGGCGCTGGCCGTCGGCCTACTGCGGCGGCGCAGGGACCCGTCCGCCTCGTCGTGGGCCGCGTACGGTCCCGGGCTCGCCGCGACGCTGGTGCCGAGCCTGCTGGCGGCCTGGGGCGACACCGACTGGCCGCGACCGCTTCTGCTGGGTCTCGCCGCCCTCGGGGTGACGCTCGCCGGCGCCCGGTTGCGGCTCCGGGCCCCGCTGGTCCTCGGCGGGCTGACGCTCGCCCTGGACGCGCTGCACGAACTCGCGCCGTACGTCGTCCAGGTCGTGGACGCCCTGCCGCGGTGGCTGCCGCCGGCGCTGGCCGGACTGCTGCTGCTGGCCGTGGGGGCGACGTACGAGCAGCGGCTGCGCGACGCTCGCCGGATCCGGGAGACCCTCGGCCGGATGCGCTGA
- a CDS encoding DUF4365 domain-containing protein: protein MALAQPEPGALPERTAPLRGALATTACMETLQVGYLHAVAAAAGCSLSQPFPDNGIDWHVSHSAPGHTVDDEVTIKVQLKATYQLAPHPRGPAFSFALDNEHLVKLARTPVSVHKILVVMIVPRTRDEWLRAGHDRLDLRHCCYWANLAGHPVTGRRRTTVRIPTSRIFDDRALCEIMTRVGTGGRP from the coding sequence ATGGCGCTCGCGCAGCCCGAACCGGGTGCGCTGCCCGAGCGGACCGCACCGCTGCGCGGAGCACTCGCCACCACCGCCTGCATGGAGACCCTCCAGGTGGGGTACCTCCACGCGGTCGCGGCCGCCGCCGGCTGCTCGCTGTCCCAGCCGTTCCCCGACAACGGGATCGACTGGCACGTCAGCCACAGCGCTCCCGGCCACACCGTCGACGACGAGGTCACCATCAAGGTGCAGTTGAAGGCCACGTACCAGCTCGCACCCCACCCGCGCGGACCCGCCTTCTCCTTCGCGCTCGACAACGAGCACCTGGTGAAGCTGGCCCGTACGCCCGTGTCGGTGCACAAGATCCTCGTCGTCATGATCGTGCCGCGGACCCGGGACGAGTGGCTGCGGGCCGGTCACGACCGGCTCGATCTCCGGCACTGCTGCTACTGGGCCAATCTGGCCGGCCACCCGGTGACGGGCCGGCGGCGGACCACCGTGCGGATCCCGACCTCGCGCATCTTCGACGACCGGGCGCTCTGCGAGATCATGACGCGGGTCGGGACGGGAGGGAGACCCTGA
- the thrS gene encoding threonine--tRNA ligase translates to MSDVRVIIQRDSEREERVVTTGTTAADLLGGERTVIAARVGGELKDLAYQVRDGEIVEPVGISSEDGLNILRHSTAHVMAQAVQELFPEAKLGIGPPVRDGFYYDFDVEKPFTPEDLKAIEKKMQEIQKRGQRFSRRVVTDEAAREELADEPYKLELIGIKGSASHDDGADVEVGGGELTIYDNLDAKTGELCWKDLCRGPHLPTTRNIPAFKLMRNAAAYWRGSEKNPMLQRIYGTAWPSKEELKAHLDFLAEAEKRDHRKLGNELDLFSFPDEVGSGLAVFHPRGGVIRRVMEDYSRKRHEEHGYEFVYSPHATKGKLFEKSGHLDWYAEGMYPPMQLDEGVDYYLKPMNCPMHNLIFDARGRSYRELPLRLFEFGTVYRYEKSGVVHGLTRARGFTQDDAHIYCTREQMAEELDKTLTFVLDLLRDYGLTDFYLELSTKDPNKFVGSDEVWDEATEVLRQVAEKQGLPLTPDPGGAAFYGPKISVQAKDAIGRTWQMSTVQLDFNLPERFNLEYTGPDGTKQRPVMIHRALFGSIERFFAVLLEHYAGAFPAWLAPVQALGIPIGDAHVPYLQEFAAKARKQGLRVEVDASSDRMQKKIRNAQKQKVPFMVIAGDEDMEHGAVSFRYRDGSQENGIPVDEAIAKIAKVVEERAQV, encoded by the coding sequence GTGTCAGACGTCCGTGTGATCATCCAACGCGATTCCGAGCGGGAAGAGCGCGTGGTGACCACGGGCACCACGGCGGCCGATCTCCTCGGCGGCGAGCGCACCGTGATCGCCGCGAGGGTCGGCGGGGAGCTGAAGGACCTCGCGTACCAGGTGAGGGACGGCGAGATCGTCGAGCCCGTCGGGATCTCTTCCGAGGACGGCCTGAACATCCTGCGCCACTCCACCGCGCACGTCATGGCGCAGGCCGTGCAGGAGCTGTTCCCCGAGGCCAAGCTCGGCATCGGCCCGCCGGTCCGGGACGGCTTCTACTACGACTTCGACGTGGAGAAGCCCTTCACCCCCGAGGATCTCAAGGCCATCGAGAAGAAGATGCAGGAGATCCAGAAGCGCGGGCAGCGCTTCTCGCGCCGCGTCGTCACCGACGAGGCCGCGCGTGAGGAGCTCGCGGACGAGCCGTACAAGCTGGAGCTCATCGGGATCAAGGGTTCCGCCTCGCACGACGACGGCGCCGACGTGGAGGTGGGCGGCGGCGAGCTGACCATCTACGACAACCTGGACGCCAAGACCGGCGAGCTGTGCTGGAAGGACCTCTGCCGGGGTCCCCACCTGCCCACCACCCGCAACATCCCGGCGTTCAAGCTGATGCGCAACGCGGCCGCGTACTGGCGCGGCAGCGAGAAGAACCCGATGCTGCAGCGCATCTACGGCACCGCCTGGCCGTCCAAGGAAGAGCTGAAGGCGCATCTGGACTTCCTCGCCGAGGCCGAGAAGCGGGACCACCGCAAGCTGGGCAACGAGCTGGACCTCTTCTCCTTCCCGGACGAGGTCGGCTCCGGGCTCGCGGTCTTCCACCCCAGGGGTGGCGTGATCCGCCGGGTCATGGAGGACTACTCGCGCAAGCGCCACGAGGAGCACGGCTACGAGTTCGTGTACTCGCCGCACGCGACCAAGGGCAAGCTGTTCGAGAAGTCGGGCCATCTGGACTGGTACGCCGAGGGCATGTACCCGCCCATGCAGCTCGACGAGGGCGTGGACTACTACCTCAAGCCCATGAACTGCCCGATGCACAACCTGATCTTCGACGCGCGCGGTCGCTCGTACCGTGAACTGCCACTGCGCCTCTTCGAGTTCGGCACCGTGTACCGCTACGAGAAGTCGGGCGTCGTGCACGGTCTGACCCGTGCCCGCGGCTTCACCCAGGACGACGCGCACATCTACTGCACCCGCGAGCAGATGGCGGAGGAGCTGGACAAGACCCTCACCTTCGTCCTGGACCTGCTGCGCGACTACGGTCTGACCGACTTCTACCTGGAGCTGTCCACCAAGGACCCGAACAAGTTCGTCGGCTCCGACGAGGTCTGGGACGAGGCCACCGAGGTGCTGCGGCAGGTGGCCGAGAAGCAGGGCCTTCCGCTCACCCCCGACCCCGGCGGCGCGGCCTTCTACGGCCCGAAGATCTCCGTCCAGGCGAAGGACGCGATCGGCCGTACCTGGCAGATGTCGACGGTCCAGCTCGACTTCAACCTGCCGGAGCGCTTCAACCTGGAGTACACCGGCCCGGACGGCACCAAGCAGCGCCCCGTCATGATCCACCGGGCGCTGTTCGGCTCCATCGAGCGCTTCTTCGCGGTGCTGCTGGAGCACTACGCCGGTGCCTTCCCGGCCTGGCTGGCGCCCGTCCAGGCACTGGGCATCCCGATCGGCGACGCCCACGTCCCGTACCTGCAGGAGTTCGCCGCGAAGGCGAGGAAGCAGGGGCTGCGCGTGGAGGTGGACGCCTCCTCTGACCGGATGCAGAAGAAGATCCGCAACGCCCAGAAGCAGAAGGTCCCCTTCATGGTCATCGCGGGTGACGAGGACATGGAGCACGGCGCGGTGTCCTTCCGCTACCGCGACGGCTCCCAGGAGAACGGCATCCCCGTCGACGAGGCCATCGCCAAGATCGCCAAGGTCGTCGAGGAGCGCGCCCAGGTCTGA
- a CDS encoding HIT family protein: MLHHMTSEPEQQIGVGVQDAFQRLWTPHRMAYIQGENKPTGPGAADGCPFCSIPAKSDEDGLVIARGESVYAVLNLYPYNGGHLMVVPYRHVADYTDLDGAETTELAEFTKRAMTALRTASGAHGFNIGMNQGTVAGAGIAAHLHQHVVPRWGGDTNFMPVIGHTKVLPQLLADTRKMLADTWPAA; the protein is encoded by the coding sequence ATGCTGCACCACATGACGAGTGAGCCGGAGCAGCAGATCGGGGTCGGCGTCCAGGACGCCTTCCAGCGGCTGTGGACGCCGCACCGCATGGCCTACATCCAGGGCGAGAACAAGCCGACCGGCCCCGGGGCCGCCGACGGCTGCCCCTTCTGCTCCATCCCCGCCAAGTCCGACGAGGACGGGCTCGTCATCGCGCGCGGCGAGAGCGTGTACGCCGTGCTCAATCTGTACCCGTACAACGGCGGCCACCTGATGGTGGTGCCGTACCGGCACGTGGCCGACTACACGGACCTCGACGGGGCCGAGACCACCGAACTCGCCGAGTTCACCAAGCGGGCGATGACGGCGCTGCGGACGGCCTCCGGGGCGCACGGCTTCAACATCGGCATGAACCAGGGCACGGTGGCCGGCGCCGGCATCGCCGCGCATCTGCACCAGCACGTGGTGCCGCGCTGGGGCGGTGACACCAACTTCATGCCGGTCATCGGCCACACGAAGGTGCTGCCCCAACTCCTCGCCGACACCCGCAAGATGCTCGCGGACACCTGGCCCGCCGCGTAG
- a CDS encoding 3'-5' exonuclease — protein sequence MTHWYEGPLAAFDTETTGVDVEHDRIVSAALVVQDSPGGRTRVTGWLVNPGVPVPDEATAVHGLTEEHLQHNGRWPAPVMEEIGRSLAEQCAAGRPLVVMNAPFDLTLLDRELRRHRASSLARYLENVPMCVLDPRVLDKHLDRYRKGRRTLTDLCEQYGVELAGAHDAAADATAALDVVRAVGRRFAARLERLSAAELHTLQAVWHAAQARGLQAWFARNGSEESVDPAWPLRPELPARAA from the coding sequence ATGACGCACTGGTACGAAGGGCCCCTGGCCGCATTTGACACCGAGACAACCGGAGTGGACGTGGAGCACGACCGCATCGTGTCGGCCGCGCTCGTGGTCCAGGATTCGCCGGGAGGACGCACGCGCGTCACCGGCTGGCTGGTCAACCCGGGCGTGCCGGTACCGGACGAGGCGACCGCGGTGCACGGCCTCACGGAGGAGCATCTGCAGCACAACGGCCGCTGGCCGGCGCCGGTGATGGAGGAGATAGGCCGGTCGCTGGCCGAGCAGTGTGCGGCGGGCCGCCCCCTCGTGGTGATGAACGCGCCGTTCGATCTGACCCTGCTCGACCGTGAACTGCGCCGCCACCGCGCCTCGTCGCTGGCGCGCTACCTCGAGAACGTCCCGATGTGCGTGCTGGACCCCCGGGTGCTGGACAAGCATCTGGACCGCTACCGCAAGGGCCGCCGCACGCTCACCGATCTGTGCGAGCAGTACGGCGTCGAACTGGCCGGGGCCCATGACGCGGCGGCGGACGCGACCGCCGCGCTGGACGTCGTCCGGGCGGTCGGGCGCCGTTTCGCCGCACGTCTGGAGCGGCTGTCGGCGGCGGAGCTGCACACGCTGCAGGCGGTGTGGCACGCGGCGCAGGCGCGAGGACTGCAGGCCTGGTTCGCCCGGAACGGCTCGGAGGAGTCGGTGGATCCGGCGTGGCCGCTGCGGCCCGAGCTTCCGGCCCGGGCGGCATGA
- a CDS encoding potassium channel family protein: protein MDAERADTPLDRWEQRAELPLFYASLVFLAAYSVRILAHGADVVWREIALAMMLLMWLVFLTDFVVRLRLSRRRLHRFLRTHWLDALVLLLPLLRPLRLVKLYTTLQRRRDQPVLSLYARVIVYAGLGAVLLGWAGALAVYHAERTAPGATILTFGDAVWWVCETLTTVGYGDVTPVTAWGRVIAVGLMICGLALLGAVTGSFSSWLIQVFTREDERRPPEDRRPPGASS, encoded by the coding sequence ATGGACGCCGAACGGGCAGACACCCCACTGGACCGCTGGGAGCAGCGGGCCGAGCTCCCGCTGTTCTACGCCTCGCTGGTCTTCCTGGCCGCGTACTCGGTGCGGATCCTCGCCCACGGCGCGGACGTGGTGTGGAGGGAGATCGCCCTCGCCATGATGCTGCTGATGTGGCTGGTCTTCCTGACCGACTTCGTGGTGCGCCTGCGGCTCAGCAGGCGGCGGCTCCACCGCTTCCTGCGGACGCACTGGCTGGACGCCCTGGTGCTCCTCCTGCCGCTGCTGCGCCCGCTGCGGCTGGTGAAGCTGTACACGACGCTCCAGCGGCGGCGTGACCAGCCGGTCCTCAGCCTCTACGCACGGGTGATCGTCTACGCCGGCCTGGGCGCGGTGCTGCTGGGCTGGGCCGGGGCGCTCGCCGTCTACCACGCGGAGCGGACCGCTCCCGGGGCGACGATCCTCACCTTCGGCGACGCGGTGTGGTGGGTGTGCGAGACGCTGACCACCGTCGGGTACGGGGACGTCACGCCCGTGACCGCGTGGGGCAGGGTCATCGCGGTCGGGCTGATGATCTGCGGGCTGGCGCTGCTGGGCGCGGTGACCGGCTCGTTCTCGTCCTGGCTGATCCAGGTCTTCACCCGCGAGGACGAGAGGAGGCCCCCGGAGGACCGACGTCCTCCGGGGGCCTCCTCCTGA
- the pgsA gene encoding phosphatidylinositol phosphate synthase: protein MLNKYARAFFTRVLTPFAAFLLRRGVSPDAVTLVGTAGVVAGALVFFPRGEFFWGTIVITLFVFSDLVDGNMARQAGVSSRWGAFLDSTLDRVADSAIFGGFALWYAGKGDDNVLCAVAIFCLASGQVVSYTKARGESIGLPVAVNGLVERAERLVISLVAAGLAGLHAFGVPGVDVLLPVALWIVAAGSVVTLAQRVVTVRREAAEADAATPGDGPPQGPSHGTTQGTSQGSEA from the coding sequence ATGCTGAACAAGTACGCGCGTGCGTTCTTCACGCGTGTCCTCACACCGTTCGCCGCGTTTCTGCTACGCCGCGGAGTGAGCCCCGACGCGGTGACCCTCGTCGGCACGGCAGGAGTGGTCGCGGGCGCGCTGGTCTTCTTCCCCCGCGGAGAGTTCTTCTGGGGGACGATCGTCATCACCCTGTTCGTCTTCTCCGATCTCGTCGACGGCAACATGGCCCGGCAGGCCGGGGTCTCCAGCCGCTGGGGCGCCTTCCTGGACTCCACGCTCGACCGGGTCGCGGACAGCGCCATCTTCGGCGGCTTCGCCCTCTGGTACGCCGGCAAGGGCGACGACAACGTGCTGTGCGCAGTGGCCATCTTCTGCCTCGCCAGCGGCCAGGTCGTCTCGTACACCAAGGCGCGGGGCGAGTCGATCGGGCTGCCGGTCGCCGTGAACGGGCTGGTGGAGCGGGCCGAGCGGCTGGTGATCTCGCTGGTCGCGGCCGGGCTCGCCGGACTCCACGCCTTCGGGGTCCCCGGTGTCGACGTGCTGCTCCCCGTCGCGCTGTGGATCGTGGCCGCGGGCTCGGTGGTGACGCTGGCGCAGCGTGTGGTCACGGTGCGCCGCGAGGCGGCCGAGGCGGACGCCGCGACGCCCGGCGACGGTCCCCCGCAGGGGCCCTCGCACGGGACCACCCAGGGCACCTCGCAGGGGAGTGAGGCATGA
- a CDS encoding elongation factor G-like protein EF-G2 has translation MGDKANAQSGAAGRATTADRPTSVRNVVLVGHSGSGKTTLVEALALTAGAVNRAGRVEDGGTVSDYDEIEHRQQRSVQLSLVPVEWGGYKINLLDTPGYADFVGELRAGLRAADAALFVVSAAQEADAVPASTRMVWEECAAVGMPRAIVVTHLETARTGFDELIEVCGQLFGGDDPDAVLPLYLPRYGPEAADGHAPVTGLVGLLSRKLFDYSGGERVEKAPGPEEEALLSAARNRLIEGIIAESEDETLMERYLGGEEVDLKTLIDDLEKAVARGAFHPVLAAAPATNGAKHGLGTVELLELITGGFPTPLEREAPAVTTPEGRPRPAVSCDPDGPLVAEVVRTASDPYVGRLSLVRVFSGTLRPDETVHVSGHGLADRGHEDHDVDERIGALSSPFGKQQRTVGRCIAGDLACVAKLGRAETGDTISSTTDPLLMEPWAMPDPLLPLAIRAHSKADEDRLSQGLARLVAEDPTMRLEQNQDTHQVVLWCLGEAHMDVALERLRSRYGVQVDVVPHKVPLRETFGGPAAGRGRHVKQSGGHGQYAICEIEVEPLPPGSGIEFVDKVVGGAVPRQFIPSVEKGVRAQAAKGLSAGHPLVDVRVTLLDGKAHSVDSSDAAFQTAGALALREAAAQARIELLEPVAEVQVMVPDEYVGAVMSDLSGRRGRVVGTEQAGTGRTVVRAEVPEIEIGRYAVDLRSVSHGTGRFDRTYARHEAMPPQMAAKVREETTAAA, from the coding sequence ATGGGCGACAAGGCGAATGCACAATCCGGAGCCGCCGGCAGGGCTACGACGGCCGACCGGCCGACATCCGTACGGAATGTGGTGCTGGTCGGCCACAGCGGATCGGGGAAGACGACCCTGGTGGAGGCCCTGGCCCTGACGGCCGGGGCGGTCAACCGGGCGGGACGCGTCGAGGACGGCGGGACGGTCTCGGACTACGACGAGATCGAGCACCGCCAGCAGCGCTCCGTGCAGTTGAGTCTCGTCCCGGTCGAATGGGGTGGGTACAAGATCAACTTGTTGGACACCCCCGGGTACGCCGACTTCGTGGGGGAACTCAGGGCCGGTCTGCGAGCTGCGGACGCGGCCCTCTTCGTCGTCTCGGCCGCGCAGGAGGCCGACGCCGTGCCCGCCTCGACCCGGATGGTGTGGGAGGAGTGCGCGGCGGTCGGGATGCCCAGGGCCATCGTGGTGACCCACCTGGAGACGGCCCGCACCGGGTTCGACGAACTGATCGAGGTGTGCGGGCAGCTGTTCGGCGGTGACGACCCGGACGCCGTGCTGCCGCTCTACCTCCCGCGGTACGGACCGGAGGCGGCCGACGGCCACGCACCGGTCACGGGACTGGTCGGGCTGCTGTCGCGGAAGCTCTTCGACTACTCGGGCGGTGAGCGCGTCGAGAAGGCCCCAGGACCCGAGGAGGAGGCGCTGCTGTCCGCGGCCAGGAACCGCCTGATCGAGGGGATCATCGCCGAGAGCGAGGACGAGACGCTCATGGAGCGCTACCTGGGCGGCGAGGAGGTCGACCTCAAGACGCTGATCGACGACCTGGAGAAGGCAGTCGCGCGGGGCGCCTTCCATCCGGTACTGGCCGCGGCACCGGCCACGAACGGGGCGAAGCACGGACTCGGCACGGTCGAGCTGCTGGAGCTGATAACCGGCGGGTTCCCGACCCCGCTGGAGCGCGAGGCTCCGGCGGTCACCACCCCGGAGGGCCGGCCCAGGCCCGCGGTCAGCTGCGACCCGGACGGGCCGCTGGTCGCCGAGGTCGTCAGGACCGCCTCCGACCCGTACGTCGGCCGACTGTCCCTGGTCCGGGTCTTCTCCGGGACGCTCCGCCCGGACGAGACCGTGCACGTGTCGGGACACGGGCTGGCCGACCGCGGGCACGAGGACCACGACGTCGACGAGCGCATCGGCGCCCTCTCCTCCCCGTTCGGCAAACAGCAGCGCACCGTCGGCCGGTGCATCGCGGGCGATCTCGCCTGCGTCGCCAAACTGGGACGGGCCGAGACCGGCGACACCATCTCCTCGACGACGGACCCGCTGCTGATGGAACCCTGGGCGATGCCCGACCCGCTGCTCCCCCTGGCCATCCGGGCCCACAGCAAGGCCGACGAGGACCGGCTCTCCCAGGGGCTGGCCCGGCTGGTCGCGGAGGACCCCACGATGCGCCTGGAGCAGAACCAGGACACCCACCAGGTGGTGCTGTGGTGTCTGGGCGAGGCCCATATGGACGTGGCGCTGGAGCGGTTGCGCAGCCGGTACGGGGTCCAGGTCGACGTGGTGCCGCACAAGGTGCCGCTGCGGGAGACCTTCGGCGGGCCGGCGGCGGGGCGGGGCCGCCATGTGAAGCAGTCCGGCGGGCACGGCCAGTACGCGATCTGCGAGATCGAGGTCGAACCGCTGCCGCCCGGCTCGGGCATCGAGTTCGTCGACAAGGTCGTGGGCGGCGCCGTCCCCCGCCAGTTCATCCCCTCGGTGGAGAAGGGCGTCCGGGCACAGGCGGCCAAGGGCCTCTCGGCCGGTCATCCGCTGGTCGACGTGCGGGTGACGCTGCTGGACGGCAAGGCGCACTCGGTGGACTCCTCCGACGCCGCCTTCCAGACCGCGGGCGCGCTGGCCCTGCGCGAGGCGGCGGCGCAGGCCCGGATCGAGCTGCTGGAGCCGGTGGCCGAGGTGCAGGTGATGGTGCCGGACGAGTACGTCGGCGCGGTCATGAGCGATCTGTCGGGCCGGCGCGGCCGGGTGGTCGGCACCGAGCAGGCGGGCACCGGCAGGACGGTCGTACGCGCCGAGGTGCCGGAGATCGAGATCGGCCGTTACGCGGTGGACCTGCGGTCCGTCTCGCACGGCACGGGCCGCTTCGACCGGACGTACGCCCGGCACGAGGCGATGCCGCCGCAGATGGCGGCCAAGGTCCGGGAGGAGACCACGGCCGCCGCGTAG